The Eptesicus fuscus isolate TK198812 chromosome 16, DD_ASM_mEF_20220401, whole genome shotgun sequence DNA window gtggggggcgtcaggaggcagccgatcgatgattctccctcatcctctctcaccattgatgtttctatcgctctctccctctcccctcctctctgaaatcagtaaaaatgtgtatatttttttaaaatgtcgaATCACTCTTGATGAGCAAAGATTTTTCCCCcgttctttttttcaattttacaaaAGATGAGGGGTAGTATTTACACACTGGACAGAAGTTTTGTGTAAATAGAACAGTAAGCCAAGCCACCAGGTCCCCTGAAACATGATAAACAGGGTGGAACTTGTTCTGATTGTTGTAACCTCCAACACAGTGATCTGTGACACCTCCCGGGCAGCCACCGGGCAGGCGTTCCCGAAGCAGGCAGCACACGGGAGGCCGTTTCTCAGAGGTCCTGCCAGAGACTCCCCAACTAACATCCCAACATGTGGACCCCTCAGATGGTGACCCCGTGAGCAGGGGTCGCAGCCTTAGCAGCAGCAATGGGGACCCAGAAATGTTGGTTGAAAGGGGGTGAAAATGACAGGTTTCCACCAGCAGGGTAAATCTCACTTCCTTATCCTCAGGCACCAATTCAGAGCACTCACACCTGTTCCAATGAGGAAGCCCCGCCTGCCTCAGATCCACAGGGTCCCAAGGGCGGTCTGTGGGGCTCTTTGGCTCTCAGAGACCTCAGACTGTGGGGTGATGGCAGGGAGGGCCAGGTGACAGCTGCAGGGCTGTCACTTCGGGCACCCCCACCAAGCACAGTCACCCCCTctttctgcctcctgcccccacaaCTCAAGCATAGCCAAACTCAACCATCACCAAAGTTCTAGAATATCACCTATTCaaacaaaatggaaggaaaatgatGCAAATCCATGGCCTTTTAAATACTAGATATTTACAAATAACAAATTGCAAtcgttaaaattaaaaacttcggAAGAACTTTTCTGTGAATTGTAAAGACTGGGAGTAGCCCTGAGTCCAAACCGCTGTGGGGCAGAGTCCTGATGTCACCCCTAACTCCTGTCGGAGCGCAGGGGACCTCAGCGTCACCCCAACTTCTGACGGTGCGCAGAGGATCTCCGCGTCAATAGATGCGCAACAGCGAGAACCCCTGACACCGTCTCTCTTGAGCCAGTTCCCGCTCCAGCAAAGGGGAAGGAGTCGTCCCGACTCCGGGCCTGGCTTGGCGCGGCCGACTGCGTACTCACTTGTGACCCGAGCCTGGTCCGCTCCGGGGCCCCTCGAGCGCGGACGCCCAGCCAGGAAGAGGAAGGCGCgctcctccggccccgcctcccggcGCAGGGCGGGCCCGCGGTGCACACCTGGGACAGGTAGCGCGGGGCTGGGACAGCTCTGCCCAGGTGGCTGCCAGGGAAAGGCTGTGCCCGACTCTGTCCCGAGATGGCCTCTAGGGCACCCCACCTTTTAGAACCGAGGCGGCTTGGCTGACGGTCCCTGTCCCGGAGCGGACGGTTGTGCGCGGGGTTCCGACCGGGGcactgggggtggagtggggtctcGGGTCCCAGAGGGGCCCCTGGTCGCGTGGGGACCCCGCTCACCCCAGATCGCGAGCCTCAGGTTCCGCCCGCGAGGCCCAGGTAAGGGGGGACGTTCACCTGAGCCGCTCAGGTCCCCGCCCCTCCTGTAAGGCTCTGTAGcccatccccagccccacctAGTGCCCGGGGTCCGGGCGGGCGCCCGCCCCACCCTTAGGTGATCCCTCTGCAGAACCCTGACCTAAGCCCGCCTCACCCCGCGCCGTCCAGGTGACTCACGACCCCGCCTCCCCCTCGGTCCCGCCCCTCCCTCAGGTTTCAGCCCCGCCCTCTCCTCCGCTCCTCCCCTAGACCCCGCCCACCAGGCTATAGCACCGCCCCTACGCCCCgcccgaggccccgcccaccagaaTATAGTACCGCCCCTACGCCccgccccgaggccccgcccttCAGAATATAGTACCGCcccctctcagtccctcccctgaggcctctcggccccgcctcccgccgcgtAGTTTACGCCAGACTGCGCAGGCGCGAGTTCCGCAGGCTCGCCCCAGGAGGCTCTAAAGTCGAACGGCGCAGGCGCACGGGGCGGTCCGCTCAGAGTGCGCATGCGCTGCGCCTGTACAGTTCCTACGCGGTCTGTGGGCGCCTCCGTGTTTGCGCGCGAAGATGGCTGAGCAGGCACCGAAGTCGGTGCTCTTCGTGTGTCTGGGTGAGACGTGCGGTTCTAGCCCCGGTCCCACTGCCCTGGGGGTTGGGTGGGCCCCGTGCGCTGGGGGCTGCGCGCTGGGCGAGGACGCGGGTCCCGAGGGTGGGCCGGGCGCCCCACTTCCCCTCCGCGCAGCGCTGCGCCGCGGCCCGGTCTGTCTGCACGGCGGGTCCCCTCGCCTCCCCTCGCCTGTCCTGTCTCCGAGCCTGGCCCTCCCCGTGGCTCCTGCCGGAACCCCTGTCAGCCCTCGCAGGGAGCCCTGacgctgcgggggtggggggcctcctgctgccccagaCCCAGCACAGCGCGGCTATAGGTGGTGATGTCCACGGCCCAGGCCTATGAGTGAGTCTGAGCTGAAGGCAGAGGCACTGCACGGGTTTGGAGTTTTTGTTGTAAAAGCCAAACTGGGGAGACGTAATTCCCCAGCTCTCTGCGAAAGCACCCTCCTCTGTACCTGCGCGTGGGAGGTGGTGGGGTGACGTTTCTCGCCGCCCCCGTGGATGCCAACGAGCACCTTCTCGGTGCGGAGAGGGGAGTTACTGCCCGGTGTGCATCGAGGGCTTGGGGCCAGGAGTCTGCGAACTGTCTTTTGTGCTTTGCAGGCCCTCCCTCGCACATAAAGGGTCCAGCATGGGGGTTCCAGCTGCTTTACTTAAAGACACTGGGATTTGAATTCCATACCATTTTCTCATGTCACAAGAGGTTCCTCTACTTTTGAAGGTTTTtagaatctattttaaaatgtggaaattaTATTTCGCTCCGTGGGCTGTACACAAAGGTGGTGGTTTTTGGTCCCCGGCTCCAGGCCTGAGGAGGACTGGAGAAGCCTCCCTCGGAGGATGGTGAGCAGCTGTTGTGCTGAGATTAGACAGCAGGGCGGGGCCGCAAGAGGgaccagcctgcagggagggaggacGGACCTAGCCCCAAGGGGATGTGGGACGATGAACCCCATCTCCCCTGGGACTGTGCCCAGGACATTGGGCGCTGTTTCTAAAGTGTACAGATCTCCTTCCTTCAGAGCCTCTACTGGGACCTTTTTCAGACTAAAGTAAAGAGTGTCACATGCTTTTCACTGAATTGAACTCCTTCGTTTGGCAAGATTATTaagtgtttttatgtttttgtaagATAGCTGTGCCACAGCCGGCACGGTTGCAGGTGATACCATATTCGTGGTGTCAGAGGACTTTTTCTGACAACTCAATGTGTGTGCCACACACTGTGCTGGGTGTTGGGGCCTCCCTGGGTGGGACAGATGCAGCGCCTGCCCTTGGAGAATTTTTGAGTCTCTTACCTTGAAATGAAGGTATTGAATAAGTACATATTATGCTTCTAATTTGGAAAAAGCAAACTTGAGACTTTatagattgaaattttttttctagaggaaTCTGAAAATGACATAAGTTTCGCAACTTTTCCGAAGGTGGAACCTGGAGTGCTGTGTTTTCCTGACAAGCTCTCACTTAAATGATGTGTCAACTTTTGAAGTTGAGGGCGAGTTATAAGCAAGCATCTCTTATCTGTTGCTCTCTTAGGTAGAACTTGAACGTCTAATCTTTACAGtggtaaatttttttcttacctaCACTTATACAGATACCTTCTTGCTGTAAAAGTAGCCATCTGGGGGAAAAGTGTGGAAAAAAGCCCGTTCATCCAGTCGCCCTGACTCAAGTGCCCTTTCAAGATGGTGCCCATTAAGGTCCTCTTCGGTCTTTAAAGATCCGCTCTAATCTTCCCTGTTTTCTGATAACCAGTTTTCTTCTTaggttgtttattctttttaagaattctttCCTGTGCTCCCATCACCAGCActgattttcctgttttattgtAGCTAACTGTATCTCTGTAAATACAttgcttggcacatggtagagGTAATTTGAGAGAAGATTTTGTCCCTTATCTTTTTCCCCTGTGACTGAGAAAGGGATGGCTTTGTCCTGGCTCCTGGGAGGAGTGTCTTGTTCTCAGGAAGCGTGTGGGGGACAAAAGGAGATAACTCAGCCCTGGGGCTCTGGATCCAGCCACAGGCTGATAACCCGGCAGTCCTGCCTCCTTAACGAGAACCCAGCGCACCCTCTGCATCGGAGCCTGGTTAGCACCCTGGGCTCACGCTGATGACGGGGCGATGTGTCCCTGAGGCAGAAAGCTTTCTGCTGGGAACCCCCCAGGATCTGCTGTATGCTCCTTAACTTTGGCTGGTTCTGCTTTTAacttgttattaaaataaaaatgcagttatAAGTATAGCATTTTCCGGAATGCTAATAAGTCCTTTTAAAGGGTTATTTAACCTGTGGGACTCCCACACCTGTAGACAGCTGGTCTGAGTGAGGGTGGCCTGGAGGTCTGAGTGGTGCCTAGAAGTGGTGCCTGTGGCTCAGGCCGACTTCTAGGTCCAGCCCTCCAGCAAGGACTTCACCCACAGGATGCAGTGAAAGTTGGTGCTGACTCCTCATGCCTAGCACATCGGTGTGTCTTTTATGAAATAGTAGTAATCCTTGTTATGTGCAATATACTTGAAAATGCTTTAACTgttgtatttcattttaacatTAGTTGCTTACTACCCACTGAGTTGATTTCATGACCCACTTCGGGGTCATTGATAGCAACCTGGAAAACTGATTTTGGTTATGGCCGTCTTTCTGATGTCTTTGTCATTGGTGCTTTGAGTGCTTGAACCGTGGGTGCCAGACCCTTGAACTTGGGCTTGGCCAGCTGGTGCTCACAGGTCCTGCCTCCACGGGCAGGGCGATGGCCTCCAAGCAGATGCTCTCCCGGGAAGGCGCGCCTGGGCAGGTGTGACGAGGCCCACTGGCCACCCTGTGCTGGCAGTCAGCACCTGTCCTCCCTCAAACCAGACCCTCACTTCTGCTCTCCCCTGTTTTTTTAAGGTAACATCTGTCGATCACCCATTGCTGAGGCAGTTTTCAGAAAACTTGTAACTGATCAAAACGTTTCAGATAAGGTAAGAGCTGTTCACTGTCTTAGGCCGACCTGAATGCCTTCGGGCAGGAAATTgcgaaaaaaatttttttttctcctgcagTGGAGGATAGACAGTGCAGCGACCTCCACGTACGAAGTAGGAAACCCTCCTGATTATCGAGGGCAGAATTGCATGAAGAAGCATGGTGTCCCCATGAATCACGTTGCCCGGCAGGTACCGTACCTGAACCTGAAAGTGCACGCGTGTGTTTTGTGTTACAGTGGGTCATTGACAGCAGTGCTGTTTCTGCCTGGAACGTGGGCCGGGCACCAGATCCAAGAGCTGTGAGCTGCCTAAGAAATCATGGCATCGACACAGCCCACAGAGCAAGACAGGTAGAAGAGATCTCCCTTAAATTAACTTCAATGTCTATCACGCAGAGACCCGTAGCTTCGGAGGCTGTGAGAGCTTAACCAGACTTCCTGTTGATGGGTGTGTTTATTCACGGTCTATTTAATTGCGACAGTACACCCATTCCATTTCACTTCTGGTTCCACAGACTTTTGGGGTCTTGGAATTTACTTAGGGAAACAAAATTAGTGACTGATTTGTCCAGAGGAGAGCCCTGGGCGGGAGCTGCGGTCCCCTCCTCTGAACACGGGCCTCGGTGACACTTGCTCCCTTCACAGGGGTGCTGCTGGGGTGCAGTCCTTCGCTCTGGGCACGGGCACTTTCATCTGAGAGGCACCTTAGAAGCCTCAGGCCGCGCTGACGTGGGTGCACAGCCCGCACTCCAGCACGGGATCTTCTGGGTTTAGGTTCCGAGCGCTGCCCAGTAGAACCTGTGGTGATGAGGATGGGACGCTGTGTCTGCGCCCTCCAGGGAGGCAGGTGACCGCTGCTCACTTGACGTGATGCCATGTCACCCATTTAACTGATGTAATCGCCCCTGGGATTGGTGGACACCTTACTGGCCTGCAGGGTCCTAGGCTCACGTACCACGGGGGGAGCTCCTAGAGAGGTTGGTTCCCTTGGTCCTTCAGAATGTCTCACATCTTACTCAGCAGGAACTGTGATTATTTTATGGAGAttcagtggatttttaaaaaatctggctaaAATCTTCTACCTTCCTTTTGTGTCCAACCTAAGGGAATGTCAGGCTCCGCAGGCCTAACAGGACTGCAGGTTAGCATCCGGGGACAGGAGGCCCTGTCCCGAGATGGGCTTTGAGGTCTTCAGGGCGAGGAGCTGAATGCTTTGAAAATCAGTCGTCAAATATGTTACATTTCAATAAGTATGGATGGCAATGCAAGAACTATGAATTAGTATTAGTGCTTGAATCAGAACTTTAATTCTTGTTATACTAAATCTTGGAAAGCTTTTCAAATTGCTTTGCCACACCGAactgtagttttaatttatcATCACAATTTTTATCCTCTTCATTGCCCTTTAGGGAAGGGAGTAGTTGGTAAACCCATTTTGCAGATCAAGAAACTGAGTTCTGGAGAGAAAGTAAACGACTTATCTAAAGTTACCCAGCTTCAAATGGAGAGCTGGGATTTCATCATcgctttgttttaataaaaaaaaaattaaggttgtGAGCTAGAAAATTCACAAAACAGAATTGTCTTAGAAACACttctaaaacatcaatgatgcctccctcacagctgatcgatgtttctctctcatcgatgtttctaactctctatccctc harbors:
- the ACP1 gene encoding low molecular weight phosphotyrosine protein phosphatase isoform X3, whose protein sequence is MAEQAPKSVLFVCLGNICRSPIAEAVFRKLVTDQNVSDKWRIDSAATSTYEVGNPPDYRGQNCMKKHGVPMNHVARQVPYLNLKVHACVLCYSGSLTAVLFLPGTWAGHQIQEL